Below is a window of Procambarus clarkii isolate CNS0578487 chromosome 19, FALCON_Pclarkii_2.0, whole genome shotgun sequence DNA.
ccacacccacacaagacaacccacacccacacaagacagcccacacccacacaagacaacccacacccacacaagacaacccacacccacacaagacagcccacacccacacaagacaacccacacccacacaagacaacccacacccacacaagacAACCCACACCCTCACAAGacaacccacacccacacaagacagcccacacccacacaagacaacccacacccacacaagacaacccacacccacacaagacagcccacacccacacaagacaacccacacccacacaagacaacccacacccacacaagacAACCCACACCCTCACAAGacaacccacacccacacaagacaacccacacccacacaagacaacccacacccacacaagacaacccacacccacacaagacaacccacacccacacaagacAACCCACACCCTCAAACAAATTCTTTGGGATCACTCGGGGGACGATTTCACAAAATCCCCATCTTGCTCTCAGCATACTCCAGCTCTCAGCATAGTGCAGCTCTCAGCATAGTGCAGCTCTCATCATACTGCAGCTCTCAGCATAGTGCAGCTCTCAGCATAGTGCAGCTCTCAGCATAGTGCAGCTCTCAGCATACTCCAGCTCTCAGCACACTCCAGCTCTCAGCACACTCCAGCTCTCAGCACACTCCAGCTCTCAGCACACTCCAGCTCTCAGCATACTGCAGCTCTCAGCATACTGCAGCTCTCAGCACACTCCAGCTCTCAGCACACTCCAGCTCTCAGCACACTCCAGCTCTCAGCACACTCCAGCTCTCAGCATACTGCAGCTCTCAGCACACTCCAGCTCTCAGCATACTGCAGCTCTCAGCACACTCCAGCTCTCAGCATACTGCAGCTCTCAGCATACTGCAGCTCTCTGCACACTTCAGCTCTCAGCACACTCCAGCTCTCAGCATACTGCAGCTCTCAGCATACTCCAGCTCTCAGCATACTCCAGCTCTCAGCACACTCCAGCTCTCAGCATACTCCAGCTCTCAGCATACTCCAGCTCTCAGCACACTCCAGCTCTCAGCACACTCCAGCTCTC
It encodes the following:
- the LOC123757651 gene encoding uncharacterized protein; the protein is MCVYLYGFSGPFQEDLECLAPLDTSAALSIVQLSAYSSSQHTPALSTLQLSAHSSSQHTPALSILQLSAYCSSQHTPALSTLQLSAHSSSQHTPALSILQLSAHSSSQHTAALSTLQLSAYCSSQHTAALCTLQLSAHSSSQHTAALSILQLSAYSSSQHTPALSILQLSAYSSSQHTPALSTLQLSAYSSSQHTPALSTLQLSAYSSSQHTPALSILQLSAHSSSQHTPALSILQLSAYSS